Proteins co-encoded in one Brassica rapa cultivar Chiifu-401-42 chromosome A02, CAAS_Brap_v3.01, whole genome shotgun sequence genomic window:
- the LOC103853745 gene encoding metal-independent phosphoserine phosphatase isoform X2 yields MNDNLRIRSIDASKKFKFSDDDKTGVTEIVLVRHGETTWNAAGRIQGQMESDLNEIGQKQAVAIADRLGKEERSVAVYSSDLKRAKDTALMIAETCFCSEVIEIPDLKERHVGSLQGLYWKEGAEKEPEAYSAFFSSQNHLEIPGGGESFDQLCERSMNALEQIAKKHKGERVIVVTHGGVLRAIYLMITKASSARKLLNASVNVVHYREEKWIIDSWSDVSHLSSVGFLQRGFDGDSKP; encoded by the exons ATGAATG ATAATTTACGAATACGTAGTATCGATGCATCCAAGAAGTTCAAATTTAGTGACGATGACAAAACTGGAGTGACTGAGATTGTTCTTGTTCGCCATGGAGAAACCACTTGGAATGCTGCCGGAAGAATCCAG GGACAAATGGAGTCAGATCTTAACGAAATTGGACAAAAGCAGGCTGTTGCA ATCGCTGATAGATTGGGGAAAGAAGAGAGATCCGTAGCTGTGTATTCATCAGACCTCAAGCGAGCCAAGGATACTGCTCTGATGATAGCAGAAACATGTTTTTGTTCAGAG GTGATTGAAATACCTGACTTAAAGGAGAGGCATGTGGGTAGCCTTCAAGGACTGTACTGGAAAGAAGGAGCAGAGAAAGAACCTGAAGCTTACTctgctttcttttcttctcaaaATCATCTCGAGATTCCT GGAGGAGGAGAGAGCTTTGACCAACTCTGTGAGAGATCCATGAATGCGCTTGAGCAAATTGCCAAGAAGCACAAAG GAGAGAGAGTGATAGTGGTGACTCATGGAGGAGTGTTGAGGGCAATTTATTTGATGATCACAAAAGCTTCATCCGCCAGAAAACTACTTAATGCTTCGGTGAATGTTGTTCACTACCGTGAGGAGAAATGGATCATTGATTCGTGGAGCGATGTTTCTCATCTCTCTTCCGTTGGATTTCTCCAACGTGGTTTTGATGGAGACTCCAAGCCCTAG
- the LOC108870545 gene encoding uncharacterized protein LOC108870545 isoform X1 encodes MSHTQPSSGTPLSPMSHTQPSSETPLSPMSQQPNLTHEETMIESAASPKSQQNEDYTQSSSETPLSPMSQQPNLTNEDTMNESDDETPALDTQVFSPNLTKEKETETSTDERPSNPNQDGKPDDEIVREKLTSESPASQSQVLQKETVEMNETPSSPIASKSIETPVYTPSQTQQIEREPSDDTPALDTQVFTPNMTKERETQTSTDETPPKTNQGEGKPDDEIVIESPAAQTQVLQKETLEMNETPSSPISPKSIEAQVFTPIQKQQTVTEETYEATQPLTEIISANNKKEDTHAVHYRPSSPLSSLIALVIEENKNALSETETATQYFSTSEGEHSQSSRKNQEEEYLKDTTEATTELVSTDVSKTQPLTPQTQHLQTSEGDQSDETPSEQNQAEENLKDTTEPTTELVSTYVSKMPPITQQTEHLQTSAIDFSEKNEVEVSRLLAHFQIGAEVEILSTDDEIWYPGKVVDLKLCEGLEELTVEYTTLFTDQHRLQKLQDTITADKIRPATPTSDQKSFEMMDKVEAFYNNGWSSGQISMVLGDNTYSVCLYTSMETILFKHSDLRIHREWKDGVWKMADKVKPDKKRKAAASSQNSGMDNVFLRRSERVPKRSRDTKTPFKSDRNPALTVIPEIIPAVDPFSTPAEHKLSRLQNWMTLKPGMHETSLSINDNKIRKSFFQSMENAKKDLKKEHIDGAFAMLNCRRNENAAWFHNYKIPKACFLPMEFLHCLLSDDLAYKKEKVKGKKIFNDLFKDTVRGKVYPEKTWGEDVDVVYGITLGKKSNVWIGMEIHLKKKRITVYDCFQKESNSIDIPQVKKLAVLISNLLVESSGDEVDKVKMIPFEIEQAQGLPKTKHPFNCGIFLVKILECQSLKIGDMTKINDDNALELRRTLSCEIFNQFVDESFGK; translated from the exons atgtctcacacGCAACCATCCAGTGggacacctttatctccaatgtctcacacgcaaccatcgagtgagacacctttatctccaatgtctcaacagcctaatttgacacatgag gagACAATGATTGAATCAGCTGCATCTCCAAAGTCTCAACAAAATGAG gaTTACACGCAATCATCGAGTGAGacgcctttatctccaatgtctcaacagcctaatttgacaaatgag gacacaatgaatgaatcagatgatgaaactcctgcccttgatactcaagtattctctcctaatctgacaaaagag aaagaaacagaaacGTCTACCGATGAGAGGCCATCCAATCCTAATCAAGATGGAAAACCAGATGATGAG attgtgaGAGAGAAATTAACAAGTGAGTCACCTGCTAGTCAGAGTCAAGTTTTGCAGAAAGAAACAGTAGAAATGAATgagacaccttcttctccaatagCTTCAAAGAGTATTGAAACTCCCGTTTATACTCCAAGTCAGACTCAGCAG attgagagagagccATCGGATGACACGCCTGCCCTTGATACTCAAGTTTTTACTCCTAATATGACaaaagag AGGGAAACACAAACCTCTACTGATGAAACGCcacccaaaactaatcaaggagaaggaaaaccagatgatgag attgtgatTGAGTCACCTGCTGCTCAGACTCAAGTTTTGCAAAAAGAAACACTGGAAATGAATgagacaccttcttctccaatatctccaaagagtattgaggctcaagtttttactccaattcagaaacagcag acGGTAACAGAGGAAACGTATGAGGCTACACAGCCATTGACTGAGATCATTTCAGCAAACAATAAAAAG GAGGATACACATGCTGTGCATTACAGACCTTCCTCTCCATTGTCTTCACTAATTGCACTAGTtattgaagaaaataagaatgctttg agtgagacagaaactgcgacccaatatttttctacaagtGAAGGAGAGCATTCACAATCAAGCAggaagaatcaagaagaagaatatctcaaggatactacagaagctactactgagctagtttccacaGATGTTTCGAAGACACAGCCTCTTACTCCGCAAACACAGCACCTTCAGACAAGTGAGGGAGATCAATCCGATGAGACACCATCAGAGCAGAATCAAGCAGAAGAAAATCTCAAGGATACTACAGAACCTActactgagctagtttccacaTATGTTTCGAAGATGCCGCCTATTACTCAGCAAACAGAGCATCTTCAGACAAGTGCTAtagatttttcagaaaaaaacgaG gTTGAAGTAAGCAGGCTTCTAGCTCACTTTCAAATAGGCGCAGAGGTTGAGATTTTGTCTACTGATGACGAAATATGGTATCCAGGAAAGGTTGTTGATCTTAAACTGTGTGAAGGACTAGAGGAGCTGACAGTTGAGTACACGACACTCTTCACAGACCAACATAGACTTCAGAAACTTCAGGATACTATCACGGCTGACAAAATACGTCCTGCAACACCAACTAGTGACCAAAAATCCTTTGAGATGATGGATAAGGTAGAAGCCTTCTACAACAATGGCTGGAGCAGCGGACAAATTAGCATGGTACTTGGTGATAACACATACTCGGTGTGTCTCTATActtctatggaaactattctatTCAAACATTCAGATTTGCGAATTCATAGAGAATGGAAAGATGGAGTCTGGAAGATGGCAGATAAG GTGAAGCCtgataagaaaaggaaagctgctgcctcatcacaaaattcaggaatggataatgttttcctaagaaggAGCGAGAGGGTGCCTAAACGATCTAGAGACACAAAAACTCCATTCAAGTCTGACAGAAATCCGGCTTTAACTGTAATACCTGAGATTATACCTGCAGTTGATCCGTTTTCAACTCCTGCGGAACATAAGCTTTCAAGGCTTCAAAATTGGATGACATTAAAGCCCGGCATGCATGAAAC GTCCCTATCAATCAATGATAATAAGATaaggaaatctttctttcaaagcatggaaaatgcaaaaaaggaccttaagaaagag CACATTGATGGAGCCTTTGCAATGCTAAATTGCAGAAGAAATGAGAATGCTGCTTGGTTCCACAACTACAAGATTCCAAAGGCGTGCTTCCTACCTATGGAGTTCTTGCATTGCTTGCTCTCTGATGATTTGGcttacaagaaagaaaaggtCAAAGGTAAAAAGATTTTCAACGATTTATTTAAAGATACTGTGAGAGGGAAGGTATATCCAGAGAAGACATGGggagaagatgttgatgttgtGTATGGGATTACTCTTGGAAAAAAAAGCAATGTCTGGATTGGGATGGAAattcatttgaagaagaaaagaatcacagtatatgattgttttcaaaaggaaagcaaCAGCATTGATATTCCTCAAGTGAAAAAGTTGGCAG TGTTGATTTCTAATCTGCTGGTGGAATCTTCTGGTGATGAGGTAGATAAGGTGAAGATGATTCCATTTGAGATTGAGCAGGCACAAGGTTTACCCAAGACAAAACATCCTTTCAACTGTGGGATATTTCTTGTCAAGATTCTGGAGTGCCAGTCATTGAAGATAGGAGACATGACAAAGATTAATGATGACAATGCATTGGAGCTAAGGAGAACCTTGTCTTGTGAGATCTTCAACCAATTTGTGGATGAGAGCTTTGGGAAATGA
- the LOC108870545 gene encoding uncharacterized protein LOC108870545 isoform X2: MSHTQPSSGTPLSPMSHTQPSSETPLSPMSQQPNLTHEETMIESAASPKSQQNEDYTQSSSETPLSPMSQQPNLTNEDTMNESDDETPALDTQVFSPNLTKEKETETSTDERPSNPNQDGKPDDEIVIESPAAQTQVLQKETLEMNETPSSPISPKSIEAQVFTPIQKQQTVTEETYEATQPLTEIISANNKKEDTHAVHYRPSSPLSSLIALVIEENKNALSETETATQYFSTSEGEHSQSSRKNQEEEYLKDTTEATTELVSTDVSKTQPLTPQTQHLQTSEGDQSDETPSEQNQAEENLKDTTEPTTELVSTYVSKMPPITQQTEHLQTSAIDFSEKNEVEVSRLLAHFQIGAEVEILSTDDEIWYPGKVVDLKLCEGLEELTVEYTTLFTDQHRLQKLQDTITADKIRPATPTSDQKSFEMMDKVEAFYNNGWSSGQISMVLGDNTYSVCLYTSMETILFKHSDLRIHREWKDGVWKMADKVKPDKKRKAAASSQNSGMDNVFLRRSERVPKRSRDTKTPFKSDRNPALTVIPEIIPAVDPFSTPAEHKLSRLQNWMTLKPGMHETSLSINDNKIRKSFFQSMENAKKDLKKEHIDGAFAMLNCRRNENAAWFHNYKIPKACFLPMEFLHCLLSDDLAYKKEKVKGKKIFNDLFKDTVRGKVYPEKTWGEDVDVVYGITLGKKSNVWIGMEIHLKKKRITVYDCFQKESNSIDIPQVKKLAVLISNLLVESSGDEVDKVKMIPFEIEQAQGLPKTKHPFNCGIFLVKILECQSLKIGDMTKINDDNALELRRTLSCEIFNQFVDESFGK, from the exons atgtctcacacGCAACCATCCAGTGggacacctttatctccaatgtctcacacgcaaccatcgagtgagacacctttatctccaatgtctcaacagcctaatttgacacatgag gagACAATGATTGAATCAGCTGCATCTCCAAAGTCTCAACAAAATGAG gaTTACACGCAATCATCGAGTGAGacgcctttatctccaatgtctcaacagcctaatttgacaaatgag gacacaatgaatgaatcagatgatgaaactcctgcccttgatactcaagtattctctcctaatctgacaaaagag aaagaaacagaaacGTCTACCGATGAGAGGCCATCCAATCCTAATCAAGATGGAAAACCAGATGATGAG attgtgatTGAGTCACCTGCTGCTCAGACTCAAGTTTTGCAAAAAGAAACACTGGAAATGAATgagacaccttcttctccaatatctccaaagagtattgaggctcaagtttttactccaattcagaaacagcag acGGTAACAGAGGAAACGTATGAGGCTACACAGCCATTGACTGAGATCATTTCAGCAAACAATAAAAAG GAGGATACACATGCTGTGCATTACAGACCTTCCTCTCCATTGTCTTCACTAATTGCACTAGTtattgaagaaaataagaatgctttg agtgagacagaaactgcgacccaatatttttctacaagtGAAGGAGAGCATTCACAATCAAGCAggaagaatcaagaagaagaatatctcaaggatactacagaagctactactgagctagtttccacaGATGTTTCGAAGACACAGCCTCTTACTCCGCAAACACAGCACCTTCAGACAAGTGAGGGAGATCAATCCGATGAGACACCATCAGAGCAGAATCAAGCAGAAGAAAATCTCAAGGATACTACAGAACCTActactgagctagtttccacaTATGTTTCGAAGATGCCGCCTATTACTCAGCAAACAGAGCATCTTCAGACAAGTGCTAtagatttttcagaaaaaaacgaG gTTGAAGTAAGCAGGCTTCTAGCTCACTTTCAAATAGGCGCAGAGGTTGAGATTTTGTCTACTGATGACGAAATATGGTATCCAGGAAAGGTTGTTGATCTTAAACTGTGTGAAGGACTAGAGGAGCTGACAGTTGAGTACACGACACTCTTCACAGACCAACATAGACTTCAGAAACTTCAGGATACTATCACGGCTGACAAAATACGTCCTGCAACACCAACTAGTGACCAAAAATCCTTTGAGATGATGGATAAGGTAGAAGCCTTCTACAACAATGGCTGGAGCAGCGGACAAATTAGCATGGTACTTGGTGATAACACATACTCGGTGTGTCTCTATActtctatggaaactattctatTCAAACATTCAGATTTGCGAATTCATAGAGAATGGAAAGATGGAGTCTGGAAGATGGCAGATAAG GTGAAGCCtgataagaaaaggaaagctgctgcctcatcacaaaattcaggaatggataatgttttcctaagaaggAGCGAGAGGGTGCCTAAACGATCTAGAGACACAAAAACTCCATTCAAGTCTGACAGAAATCCGGCTTTAACTGTAATACCTGAGATTATACCTGCAGTTGATCCGTTTTCAACTCCTGCGGAACATAAGCTTTCAAGGCTTCAAAATTGGATGACATTAAAGCCCGGCATGCATGAAAC GTCCCTATCAATCAATGATAATAAGATaaggaaatctttctttcaaagcatggaaaatgcaaaaaaggaccttaagaaagag CACATTGATGGAGCCTTTGCAATGCTAAATTGCAGAAGAAATGAGAATGCTGCTTGGTTCCACAACTACAAGATTCCAAAGGCGTGCTTCCTACCTATGGAGTTCTTGCATTGCTTGCTCTCTGATGATTTGGcttacaagaaagaaaaggtCAAAGGTAAAAAGATTTTCAACGATTTATTTAAAGATACTGTGAGAGGGAAGGTATATCCAGAGAAGACATGGggagaagatgttgatgttgtGTATGGGATTACTCTTGGAAAAAAAAGCAATGTCTGGATTGGGATGGAAattcatttgaagaagaaaagaatcacagtatatgattgttttcaaaaggaaagcaaCAGCATTGATATTCCTCAAGTGAAAAAGTTGGCAG TGTTGATTTCTAATCTGCTGGTGGAATCTTCTGGTGATGAGGTAGATAAGGTGAAGATGATTCCATTTGAGATTGAGCAGGCACAAGGTTTACCCAAGACAAAACATCCTTTCAACTGTGGGATATTTCTTGTCAAGATTCTGGAGTGCCAGTCATTGAAGATAGGAGACATGACAAAGATTAATGATGACAATGCATTGGAGCTAAGGAGAACCTTGTCTTGTGAGATCTTCAACCAATTTGTGGATGAGAGCTTTGGGAAATGA
- the LOC108870545 gene encoding uncharacterized protein LOC108870545 isoform X3: MNESDDETPALDTQVFSPNLTKERETQTSTDETPPKTNQGEGKPDDEIVIESPAAQTQVLQKETLEMNETPSSPISPKSIEAQVFTPIQKQQTVTEETYEATQPLTEIISANNKKEDTHAVHYRPSSPLSSLIALVIEENKNALSETETATQYFSTSEGEHSQSSRKNQEEEYLKDTTEATTELVSTDVSKTQPLTPQTQHLQTSEGDQSDETPSEQNQAEENLKDTTEPTTELVSTYVSKMPPITQQTEHLQTSAIDFSEKNEVEVSRLLAHFQIGAEVEILSTDDEIWYPGKVVDLKLCEGLEELTVEYTTLFTDQHRLQKLQDTITADKIRPATPTSDQKSFEMMDKVEAFYNNGWSSGQISMVLGDNTYSVCLYTSMETILFKHSDLRIHREWKDGVWKMADKVKPDKKRKAAASSQNSGMDNVFLRRSERVPKRSRDTKTPFKSDRNPALTVIPEIIPAVDPFSTPAEHKLSRLQNWMTLKPGMHETSLSINDNKIRKSFFQSMENAKKDLKKEHIDGAFAMLNCRRNENAAWFHNYKIPKACFLPMEFLHCLLSDDLAYKKEKVKGKKIFNDLFKDTVRGKVYPEKTWGEDVDVVYGITLGKKSNVWIGMEIHLKKKRITVYDCFQKESNSIDIPQVKKLAVLISNLLVESSGDEVDKVKMIPFEIEQAQGLPKTKHPFNCGIFLVKILECQSLKIGDMTKINDDNALELRRTLSCEIFNQFVDESFGK; this comes from the exons atgaatgaatcagatgatgaaactcctgcccttgatactcaagtattctctcctaatctgacaaaagag AGGGAAACACAAACCTCTACTGATGAAACGCcacccaaaactaatcaaggagaaggaaaaccagatgatgag attgtgatTGAGTCACCTGCTGCTCAGACTCAAGTTTTGCAAAAAGAAACACTGGAAATGAATgagacaccttcttctccaatatctccaaagagtattgaggctcaagtttttactccaattcagaaacagcag acGGTAACAGAGGAAACGTATGAGGCTACACAGCCATTGACTGAGATCATTTCAGCAAACAATAAAAAG GAGGATACACATGCTGTGCATTACAGACCTTCCTCTCCATTGTCTTCACTAATTGCACTAGTtattgaagaaaataagaatgctttg agtgagacagaaactgcgacccaatatttttctacaagtGAAGGAGAGCATTCACAATCAAGCAggaagaatcaagaagaagaatatctcaaggatactacagaagctactactgagctagtttccacaGATGTTTCGAAGACACAGCCTCTTACTCCGCAAACACAGCACCTTCAGACAAGTGAGGGAGATCAATCCGATGAGACACCATCAGAGCAGAATCAAGCAGAAGAAAATCTCAAGGATACTACAGAACCTActactgagctagtttccacaTATGTTTCGAAGATGCCGCCTATTACTCAGCAAACAGAGCATCTTCAGACAAGTGCTAtagatttttcagaaaaaaacgaG gTTGAAGTAAGCAGGCTTCTAGCTCACTTTCAAATAGGCGCAGAGGTTGAGATTTTGTCTACTGATGACGAAATATGGTATCCAGGAAAGGTTGTTGATCTTAAACTGTGTGAAGGACTAGAGGAGCTGACAGTTGAGTACACGACACTCTTCACAGACCAACATAGACTTCAGAAACTTCAGGATACTATCACGGCTGACAAAATACGTCCTGCAACACCAACTAGTGACCAAAAATCCTTTGAGATGATGGATAAGGTAGAAGCCTTCTACAACAATGGCTGGAGCAGCGGACAAATTAGCATGGTACTTGGTGATAACACATACTCGGTGTGTCTCTATActtctatggaaactattctatTCAAACATTCAGATTTGCGAATTCATAGAGAATGGAAAGATGGAGTCTGGAAGATGGCAGATAAG GTGAAGCCtgataagaaaaggaaagctgctgcctcatcacaaaattcaggaatggataatgttttcctaagaaggAGCGAGAGGGTGCCTAAACGATCTAGAGACACAAAAACTCCATTCAAGTCTGACAGAAATCCGGCTTTAACTGTAATACCTGAGATTATACCTGCAGTTGATCCGTTTTCAACTCCTGCGGAACATAAGCTTTCAAGGCTTCAAAATTGGATGACATTAAAGCCCGGCATGCATGAAAC GTCCCTATCAATCAATGATAATAAGATaaggaaatctttctttcaaagcatggaaaatgcaaaaaaggaccttaagaaagag CACATTGATGGAGCCTTTGCAATGCTAAATTGCAGAAGAAATGAGAATGCTGCTTGGTTCCACAACTACAAGATTCCAAAGGCGTGCTTCCTACCTATGGAGTTCTTGCATTGCTTGCTCTCTGATGATTTGGcttacaagaaagaaaaggtCAAAGGTAAAAAGATTTTCAACGATTTATTTAAAGATACTGTGAGAGGGAAGGTATATCCAGAGAAGACATGGggagaagatgttgatgttgtGTATGGGATTACTCTTGGAAAAAAAAGCAATGTCTGGATTGGGATGGAAattcatttgaagaagaaaagaatcacagtatatgattgttttcaaaaggaaagcaaCAGCATTGATATTCCTCAAGTGAAAAAGTTGGCAG TGTTGATTTCTAATCTGCTGGTGGAATCTTCTGGTGATGAGGTAGATAAGGTGAAGATGATTCCATTTGAGATTGAGCAGGCACAAGGTTTACCCAAGACAAAACATCCTTTCAACTGTGGGATATTTCTTGTCAAGATTCTGGAGTGCCAGTCATTGAAGATAGGAGACATGACAAAGATTAATGATGACAATGCATTGGAGCTAAGGAGAACCTTGTCTTGTGAGATCTTCAACCAATTTGTGGATGAGAGCTTTGGGAAATGA
- the LOC117132064 gene encoding uncharacterized protein LOC117132064, which produces MEDEANKDLDDMADLSKRGYKFKIRDWRNMSVDLYGANEEIRRASLLFGNGGMSQASTSYQEESLESKINRISEMVGDNLRIMNDRLCLIEKDRKQIKERVTKLEKLQRVTSYGTPNNETDTTPFHETASRQGEANADQADEQLNNEDTREPMNEITKETPGSPIAQQNIETPVLTPIQTQQETHELMNEIISPNISDTQPNTRARRNLLTEQNKVLLSLKPLINIQQLSK; this is translated from the exons ATGGAAGACGAAGCTAATAAAGATCTGGATGACATGGCCGATTTATCCAAGAGAggttataagtttaaaattagagATTGGCGAAACATGTCAGTAGACCTATACGGTGCTAATGAAGAAATAAGAAGAGCATCTTTACTGTTTGGGAATGGAGGGATGAGTCAAGCTTCTACTTCGTATCAGGAGGAGTCTTTGGAATCAAAGATCAACAGAATCAGCGAGATGGTGGGAGATAATTTAAGGATCATGAACGATCGTTTGTGTTTGATTGAAAAAGACAGGAAACAGATTAAAGAACGTGTGACAAAACTAGAGAAACTACAAAGAGTTACTTCATATGGAACTCCAAACAATGAG ACTGACACAACTCCATTTCATGAGACGGCTTCCAGACAAGGTGAAGccaatgcagatcaagcagatgaacaacttaacaatgag GATACACGAGAGCCTATGAATGAGATCACGAAAGAGACACCTGGTTCTCCAATAGCTCAACAGAATATTGAGACTCCAGTCCTTACTCCAATTCAGACGCAGCAG GAGACTCACGAGCTTATGAATGAGATCATTTCACCAAACATTTCCGACACACAGCCAAATACCCGAGCTCGCAGAAATCTTTTAACAGAGCAAAATAAGGTATTActttcattaaaacctttaataAATATACAGCAACTATCAAAATGA
- the LOC117132067 gene encoding uncharacterized protein LOC117132067: protein MEEEQTQSVNPSEGDGDKKGKAKAVACKKNEAAGPSEDGVGKMAKEMEVKQGKSVKPSQDDHAKKGKPHVGKKKKANAQPVDLLPFLQREEKRPIRPRNPPIPVTPEVILPIDPFVTPEFPRFSRLAHWMDLRGIYRV, encoded by the exons ATGGAAGAAGAGCAGACGCAGAGTGTGAATCCAAGTGAAGGAGATGGTGATAAAAag GGGAAGGCGAAGGCTGTCGCTTGTAAGAAAAATGAAGCAGCTGGTCCATCAGAAGATGGTGTTGGGAAAATGGCAAAAgag ATGGAAGTAAAGCAGGGTAAGAGTGTGAAACCAAGTCAAGACGATCATGCAAAAaag gggAAGCCACAtgttggtaagaagaagaaagcaaatgcTCAGCCAGTAGATTTGCTTCCTTTTCTACAGCGAGAAGAGAAGAGGCCAATACGACCTAGAAACCCTCCTATACCTGTAACACCTGAGGTAATCCTTCCAATTGATCCATTTGTGACACCTGAATTTCCTCGGTTTTCAAGGCTTGCACACTGGATGGAT